A section of the Streptomyces sp. NBC_01408 genome encodes:
- a CDS encoding MoxR family ATPase gives MAKDWWLYHGTGEGAVRRARLEAGSPPPWRDFTGTPDPVYAPPGCTGPAWERTRRRGEGYVPDGPEKDVVNTALHLRRPLLITGKPGVGKSTLAYSIASDLGLGPVLHWPITSRTVLRDGLYLYDAIGRLQEAGLEQLRTPGAVAAVPPAGAGPAGAAEPAEPTGPASGPSIARYLRLGPLGTALLPQDRPRVLLVDEIDKSDIDLPGDLLTVFEDGGFDIPELARLAKEDPTVAIGTDDDPDAAVQITQGRVQCRYFPIVVLTSNGERDFPPAFLRRCVRLHLEPPRLDKLARIVQQRLKVDIEGSEEYQELVQSFLERAEDGDLATDQLLNAIQLRLAGAWSDADDRERFLGTVMQHLTGPSA, from the coding sequence GTGGCGAAGGACTGGTGGCTGTACCACGGGACCGGTGAGGGCGCGGTCCGGCGCGCCCGCCTGGAGGCCGGATCCCCGCCGCCCTGGCGGGACTTCACCGGCACCCCGGACCCGGTCTACGCGCCGCCCGGCTGCACGGGACCGGCCTGGGAGCGCACCCGGCGCCGCGGCGAGGGCTACGTGCCCGACGGCCCGGAGAAGGACGTCGTCAACACGGCCCTGCACCTGCGCAGGCCGCTGCTGATCACCGGAAAGCCGGGTGTCGGCAAGTCCACGCTCGCCTACAGCATCGCGTCGGACCTCGGCCTGGGACCCGTACTGCACTGGCCGATCACCAGCCGGACCGTGCTGCGGGACGGGCTGTACCTGTACGACGCCATCGGGCGCCTCCAGGAGGCCGGGCTGGAGCAGCTGCGCACCCCGGGCGCGGTGGCCGCGGTCCCCCCGGCCGGCGCCGGACCCGCCGGAGCGGCGGAACCCGCCGAACCCACCGGGCCCGCCAGCGGCCCCTCGATCGCCCGCTACCTGCGCCTCGGACCGCTCGGCACCGCCCTGCTGCCGCAGGACCGGCCGCGCGTCCTGCTCGTCGACGAGATCGACAAGAGCGACATCGACCTGCCCGGCGACCTCCTCACCGTCTTCGAGGACGGCGGCTTCGACATCCCCGAACTGGCCCGGCTCGCCAAGGAGGACCCCACCGTCGCCATCGGCACCGACGACGACCCCGACGCCGCCGTACAGATCACCCAAGGCCGCGTCCAGTGCCGGTACTTCCCCATCGTGGTCCTCACCAGCAACGGCGAACGCGACTTCCCGCCCGCCTTCCTGCGCCGCTGCGTCCGGCTGCACCTGGAGCCGCCGCGCCTCGACAAGCTCGCCCGCATCGTGCAGCAGCGGCTCAAGGTGGACATCGAGGGCAGCGAGGAGTACCAGGAACTCGTCCAGAGCTTCCTCGAACGCGCGGAGGACGGGGACCTGGCCACCGACCAGCTCCTCAACGCGATCCAGCTCCGCCTCGCCGGAGCCTGGTCGGACGCCGACGACCGCGAACGGTTCCTGGGCACGGTGATGCAGCACCTGACGGGGCCCTCCGCGTGA
- a CDS encoding caspase family protein, with amino-acid sequence MIPTVPLPPGLGPRRTFALVAGVERYDITRRWNLHGPARDALRFARWLTGPGEVPPGNVRLLLSPLEGPDALEWPDTPAMEALRTAHRPATEENVKSALLDDLPQCDGDLLWIFWAGHGYLGPRQELILPCADARPSQIRHLNLDSALRWWRTDLVKQRRFPLQAALVDCCRVDAPRDSRLNFGTTDYGGGSSVPGRRQFRLYASREGEAAQNDAERGAGRFTEALLGELGQRSVREGVALLPDAARSIHRTFQDLRERGQGWQLPQFLVDRDWDACSFLDGDLPGGPAARATRLDQAAWDGLGELFEGRELPRCAYEAYTWAFKAAGCTTPVHGGLPGEGLLEVVQDLDERQGGPGGMPLAVPFVRFVADRAGTGDAVWAARLRDWVRTTRERLRLPALPPPPAPPRRTALHVRLEAPPGGEDGFLARMWLRRDVTEHIWEAEGSPVALDAVREELVRRLAAFARASGGDPEAGQPDDTVERIEFHVPYELLDTAFDEWPVPRGPGGRTTRTLGLLYQVVVRCPQEREDTRADWRKKWRRLASQGGRHPDAVRTVEDAEVTDVLGMELGAGPAPACVLAHTSAGARTEGLLDAVLEGGVPVMVWRRGGGAPAGGLLGLLAPPDGPEGGADCLPDPGALDVLTLPARVREVRRAAAGAGRASGSVRQQAEGGDRLVLLWDDPDDTLTLRSLS; translated from the coding sequence GTGATCCCCACCGTTCCGCTGCCCCCCGGCCTCGGCCCGCGACGCACCTTCGCCCTCGTCGCCGGGGTCGAGCGGTACGACATCACCCGCCGCTGGAACCTGCACGGCCCGGCTCGCGACGCACTGCGGTTCGCCCGCTGGCTGACCGGGCCGGGGGAGGTGCCACCGGGCAACGTCCGGCTGCTGCTGTCCCCGCTGGAGGGACCCGACGCCCTGGAGTGGCCGGACACCCCGGCGATGGAGGCCCTGCGGACGGCCCACCGGCCGGCCACCGAGGAGAACGTGAAATCGGCCCTGCTCGACGACCTCCCGCAGTGCGACGGCGACTTGCTGTGGATCTTCTGGGCGGGACACGGCTACCTCGGGCCGCGCCAGGAGCTCATCCTGCCCTGCGCCGACGCCCGCCCCAGCCAGATCCGCCACCTCAACCTCGACTCGGCCCTGCGCTGGTGGCGCACCGACCTGGTCAAACAGCGCCGGTTCCCGCTCCAGGCCGCCCTCGTGGACTGCTGCCGCGTCGACGCTCCCCGCGACAGCCGGTTGAACTTCGGCACCACCGACTACGGCGGCGGCAGTTCGGTCCCCGGCAGACGCCAGTTCCGCCTGTACGCCTCCCGCGAGGGCGAGGCCGCGCAGAACGACGCCGAACGCGGCGCCGGCCGCTTCACCGAAGCGCTGCTCGGCGAACTCGGGCAGCGGTCCGTACGGGAGGGCGTCGCCCTGCTCCCCGACGCCGCCCGCAGCATCCACCGCACCTTCCAGGACCTGCGCGAGCGCGGCCAGGGCTGGCAGCTGCCGCAGTTCCTCGTGGACCGGGACTGGGACGCCTGCTCCTTCCTCGACGGGGACCTGCCCGGCGGCCCCGCTGCCCGGGCCACCCGGCTCGACCAGGCCGCCTGGGACGGACTCGGGGAGCTCTTCGAGGGCCGCGAACTGCCGCGCTGTGCCTACGAGGCCTACACCTGGGCGTTCAAGGCCGCCGGCTGCACCACCCCCGTGCACGGCGGCCTGCCGGGGGAGGGCCTGCTGGAGGTGGTCCAGGACCTGGACGAGCGCCAGGGCGGCCCCGGCGGGATGCCGCTCGCCGTGCCCTTCGTACGCTTCGTGGCCGACCGGGCCGGAACGGGGGACGCGGTGTGGGCGGCCCGGCTGCGGGACTGGGTGCGCACCACCCGGGAGCGGCTCCGCCTGCCCGCCCTGCCGCCACCGCCGGCCCCGCCGCGCAGAACGGCCCTGCACGTCCGGCTGGAGGCGCCGCCGGGCGGGGAGGACGGCTTCCTGGCCCGGATGTGGCTGCGGCGGGACGTCACCGAGCACATCTGGGAGGCAGAGGGCAGCCCGGTCGCACTGGACGCCGTACGGGAGGAACTGGTGCGCCGGCTCGCCGCGTTCGCGCGCGCCTCGGGCGGTGATCCCGAGGCGGGGCAGCCGGACGACACCGTGGAGCGGATCGAGTTCCACGTGCCGTACGAGCTGCTGGACACCGCCTTCGACGAATGGCCGGTGCCCCGCGGCCCCGGCGGCCGGACCACCCGGACCCTGGGCCTGCTCTACCAGGTGGTCGTGCGCTGCCCGCAGGAACGGGAGGACACCCGGGCGGACTGGCGCAAGAAGTGGCGCCGACTCGCCTCGCAGGGCGGACGGCACCCCGACGCGGTCCGCACGGTGGAGGACGCGGAGGTCACGGACGTGCTGGGGATGGAGCTGGGGGCGGGGCCGGCGCCGGCCTGCGTCCTGGCGCACACCTCGGCCGGGGCGCGTACGGAGGGACTGCTGGACGCCGTACTCGAAGGAGGGGTCCCGGTGATGGTGTGGCGGCGCGGGGGCGGCGCGCCGGCCGGCGGGCTCCTCGGCCTGCTCGCACCGCCCGACGGCCCGGAGGGCGGGGCGGACTGCCTCCCGGACCCCGGCGCGCTGGACGTGCTCACCCTGCCCGCCCGGGTACGGGAGGTGCGCCGGGCCGCCGCGGGCGCCGGGCGCGCGTCCGGTTCGGTACGCCAACAGGCGGAAGGGGGAGACCGGTTGGTGCTGTTGTGGGACGATCCCGACGACACCCTCACCCTCCGGTCCCTGTCCTGA
- a CDS encoding nuclear transport factor 2 family protein, protein MSSRSARRLPPSPVVTDSGVDHVRLAYHYLDSGDLDGYGSLLHADALGVAELERPAPGARHHISRIVAEGDCVVAMGRLSPQQREFVDVFTLSAEGMLRACRRYYAAGPPHRA, encoded by the coding sequence ATGAGCAGCCGCAGCGCCAGGAGGCTCCCGCCCAGCCCCGTCGTCACCGACTCCGGAGTCGACCACGTGCGCCTCGCGTACCACTACCTCGACTCCGGTGACCTCGACGGCTACGGCTCCCTCCTGCACGCCGACGCGCTGGGCGTCGCCGAGCTGGAACGCCCCGCCCCCGGCGCGCGCCACCACATCAGCCGGATCGTCGCCGAAGGGGACTGTGTGGTGGCGATGGGCCGCCTCTCGCCGCAACAGCGGGAGTTCGTCGACGTGTTCACCCTCTCCGCAGAGGGCATGCTGCGCGCCTGCCGCCGCTACTACGCCGCCGGACCGCCCCACCGGGCCTAG
- a CDS encoding AfsR/SARP family transcriptional regulator — MTASPGGVPHTPDAVVFRILGPLQVTGQGGPVRIPPGRQEVILAALLLEANRVVSTDYLVDLIWDDEPPDTARTQVQICVSRLRKLFTKAAIAAAITTRPPGYVLKTEGDLVDAAVFARKVADARTLGRQGGTAEAVELLRAAGELWQGDCLSGVSSETLRSKALQLDEERLIAAETRIELELDLGRHHQLVGEIQLLVRVHPLRERLRGQLMLALYRSGRQAEALESYRVGRELLVEELGLEPGGELRRLESAILSGEVPAPSRAASDGYGGRAEAPRPGGAPGAPYADPRSGAVGRSDGVPAAPSGERPGGERPGRYTGGGTDVGTGGGRDVGTGGGTGVGTGVGTPPRAAGSTAQAGGAGGPGPALTGQLVPGRPVPGARPRGGPADPFDVPAAYREETPRQLPADTSDFVGDEEQICRIERALLGEGGRRAVGLAAIVGKPGTGKSTLATHIAHRLSETGFPDGQLYCDLRGTGAPATAAEVLGRFLRALGIPGPVIPESQDERAEMYRTLLASRRVLVVLDDAGSESQIRPLLPGSNSCAVLVTSRVRLTGLPGAYRVELDVMDTARALELLVRVVGGDRVEREGVAAEALIRTVGGLPLALRIVAARLAARPHWTLASMVHRLANERHRLDELTHGEMTMRASLSLTHDGLAAEDRRLLRLLSLAQGPTLPGWLAGALLDDHRPFPSDLLEPLVDVQMLDVVGVESTGGFRYRFHEIIRVFAREQLAVHDEPAAQSAALCRMMGGWMSLAEQAHRRIYGGDFTVLHGTAPRWEPPSSCVDELLVDPLEWLDSEHANLVQTVEHAARERMDELCWDLATTLATLFEARGYFDDWERTHQLALEAVRAAGNRRGSAALLSSLGALYLGRSQPEESRAALTSALGVFQELGDRQGLALCHRDLALLERMRGNEDRALTLYDRALRDFDLVGDVVGRAIVLTQSAHIWMRRGQTATARSRLDEALSIYRSVGYTGGQARTLRRAGQLLQGQGEHERAVRTFSEVLELCRDGGDVIGEGHLLRDLGHAYAEMGRGEAAQGFYTQALSVREQIMDQGGAALVRMDLARLLASSGGAAERSRSRELLETAVRAFRDRRMEPELAEAERLLGGSAGRPGLRAEEPLKSVGAVGSVGAVRSVEPVGSVGAVGSVEPVRSGEAVGASEPVGVVGPVGSAAAVRSGEALPSLKSVVRAPATGSAAGV, encoded by the coding sequence ATGACTGCTTCGCCCGGCGGGGTGCCGCACACCCCGGATGCGGTGGTTTTCCGGATCCTCGGACCGTTACAGGTGACCGGCCAGGGCGGGCCGGTCAGGATTCCGCCGGGGCGCCAGGAGGTCATCCTCGCCGCCCTGCTCCTGGAGGCGAACCGGGTCGTCAGCACCGACTACCTGGTCGATCTGATCTGGGACGACGAACCGCCCGACACCGCCCGCACCCAGGTGCAGATCTGCGTCTCGCGACTGCGCAAGCTGTTCACCAAGGCGGCGATCGCCGCCGCCATCACCACCCGGCCGCCGGGGTACGTACTGAAGACCGAGGGCGATCTCGTCGACGCCGCGGTGTTCGCCCGCAAGGTCGCGGACGCCCGCACGCTGGGCAGGCAGGGCGGTACCGCCGAGGCCGTGGAACTCCTGCGTGCGGCGGGCGAGTTGTGGCAAGGCGACTGCCTGAGCGGGGTGTCGAGCGAGACGCTGCGCAGCAAGGCCCTGCAGCTCGACGAGGAACGGCTGATCGCGGCCGAGACCAGGATCGAGCTGGAGCTGGACCTGGGCCGTCACCACCAACTGGTCGGTGAGATACAGCTGTTGGTACGGGTCCACCCGCTGCGGGAGCGGCTGCGCGGGCAGCTGATGCTCGCCCTGTACCGCTCGGGCCGCCAGGCGGAGGCCCTGGAGAGCTACCGGGTCGGGCGGGAACTGCTGGTGGAGGAGCTCGGCCTGGAGCCGGGCGGCGAGCTGCGCCGGCTGGAGTCCGCGATCCTGTCCGGCGAGGTGCCGGCCCCGTCCCGGGCCGCCTCGGACGGCTACGGCGGGCGGGCGGAGGCCCCGCGCCCGGGCGGCGCGCCCGGTGCCCCGTACGCGGATCCGCGCTCCGGCGCCGTCGGCCGGTCCGACGGGGTCCCGGCGGCGCCCAGCGGCGAGAGACCCGGCGGGGAGAGACCCGGCCGGTACACGGGTGGCGGTACGGACGTCGGCACTGGTGGCGGTAGGGATGTCGGTACGGGCGGTGGTACGGGTGTCGGTACGGGTGTCGGTACGCCGCCCCGCGCCGCCGGGAGCACGGCGCAGGCCGGGGGCGCCGGCGGACCCGGTCCGGCCCTGACCGGTCAGCTGGTTCCCGGCCGGCCGGTACCCGGGGCCCGGCCGCGGGGCGGGCCCGCGGACCCGTTCGACGTACCGGCGGCGTACCGCGAGGAGACGCCGCGTCAGCTGCCCGCCGACACCTCGGACTTCGTCGGCGACGAGGAACAGATCTGCCGGATCGAGCGGGCCCTGCTCGGCGAGGGCGGGCGGCGGGCCGTCGGACTCGCCGCGATCGTCGGGAAACCGGGCACCGGAAAGTCCACCCTGGCCACGCACATCGCCCATCGGCTCAGCGAAACCGGCTTCCCCGACGGCCAGTTGTACTGCGATCTGCGCGGCACGGGTGCTCCGGCGACCGCTGCGGAGGTGCTCGGCCGGTTCCTGCGGGCGCTGGGGATACCCGGTCCGGTGATCCCGGAGTCGCAGGACGAGCGGGCCGAGATGTACCGGACCCTGCTGGCCTCGCGCAGGGTGCTGGTGGTGCTCGACGACGCCGGGTCCGAGAGTCAGATCCGGCCCCTGCTGCCGGGCAGCAACAGCTGTGCGGTGCTGGTCACCAGCCGGGTCCGGCTGACGGGACTGCCCGGGGCGTACCGCGTCGAGCTGGACGTCATGGACACCGCGCGGGCGCTGGAGCTGCTGGTCCGTGTCGTCGGCGGCGACCGGGTGGAGCGCGAGGGGGTGGCGGCCGAGGCCCTCATCCGGACCGTGGGCGGGCTGCCGCTCGCGCTGCGCATCGTGGCTGCCCGGCTGGCGGCGCGCCCGCACTGGACGCTGGCCTCGATGGTGCACCGCCTCGCCAACGAACGGCACCGCCTCGACGAGCTCACGCACGGCGAGATGACGATGCGGGCCAGCCTCTCCCTCACCCACGACGGGCTGGCGGCGGAGGACCGCCGACTGCTGCGCCTGCTGAGCCTCGCCCAGGGGCCGACGCTGCCGGGCTGGCTGGCCGGGGCCCTGCTGGACGATCACCGGCCGTTCCCCTCCGACCTGCTGGAGCCGCTGGTCGACGTACAGATGCTGGACGTCGTCGGGGTGGAGTCCACGGGCGGGTTCCGCTACCGCTTCCACGAGATCATCCGGGTCTTCGCCCGGGAGCAGCTGGCCGTGCACGACGAGCCGGCCGCGCAGTCGGCGGCTCTCTGCCGGATGATGGGCGGCTGGATGTCCCTGGCCGAGCAGGCCCACCGGCGGATCTACGGCGGGGACTTCACGGTGCTGCACGGCACCGCCCCGCGCTGGGAGCCGCCGTCGAGCTGCGTGGACGAGCTGCTCGTGGACCCGCTGGAATGGCTGGACAGCGAGCACGCGAACCTGGTCCAGACGGTGGAGCACGCGGCGCGGGAGCGGATGGACGAGCTGTGCTGGGACCTGGCGACGACCCTGGCGACGCTGTTCGAGGCGCGCGGGTACTTCGACGACTGGGAGCGTACGCACCAGCTCGCCCTGGAGGCCGTCCGGGCGGCCGGCAACCGGCGCGGCAGCGCGGCGCTGCTCAGCTCGCTCGGCGCGCTCTACCTCGGCCGCAGCCAGCCGGAGGAGTCGCGGGCCGCGCTGACCTCGGCGCTCGGGGTGTTCCAGGAGCTCGGCGACCGGCAGGGGCTGGCCCTGTGCCACCGCGATCTCGCGCTGCTGGAGCGGATGCGGGGCAACGAGGACCGCGCACTGACCCTGTACGACCGGGCGCTGCGGGATTTCGACCTGGTCGGTGATGTGGTGGGCAGGGCCATCGTCCTGACCCAGAGCGCGCACATCTGGATGCGGCGCGGGCAGACCGCGACCGCGCGGAGCCGACTGGACGAGGCCCTCTCCATCTACCGCTCGGTGGGCTACACGGGCGGCCAGGCGCGGACGCTGCGCCGGGCGGGGCAGCTGCTCCAGGGTCAGGGCGAGCACGAGCGGGCGGTGCGGACGTTCAGCGAGGTGCTGGAGCTGTGCCGGGACGGCGGGGACGTGATCGGCGAGGGCCACCTGCTGCGGGACCTGGGCCACGCCTACGCCGAGATGGGGCGGGGCGAGGCGGCGCAGGGGTTCTACACCCAGGCGCTGTCGGTGCGGGAGCAGATCATGGACCAGGGCGGGGCCGCGCTCGTACGGATGGACCTGGCGCGGCTGCTGGCGTCGAGCGGTGGTGCCGCTGAGCGTTCCCGGTCGAGGGAGCTGCTGGAGACGGCGGTACGGGCCTTCCGCGACCGGCGGATGGAGCCGGAGCTGGCGGAGGCGGAGCGGCTGCTGGGCGGTTCGGCCGGTCGGCCGGGTCTGCGCGCCGAGGAGCCGCTGAAGTCTGTGGGGGCGGTCGGGTCCGTGGGGGCCGTTAGGTCCGTGGAGCCGGTCGGGTCCGTGGGGGCCGTCGGGTCCGTGGAGCCGGTCCGGTCCGGGGAGGCGGTCGGGGCTTCTGAGCCGGTCGGGGTTGTGGGGCCGGTCGGGTCCGCGGCGGCGGTCCGTTCCGGGGAGGCCTTGCCTTCGCTGAAGTCCGTGGTGCGCGCGCCGGCGACGGGGTCCGCCGCCGGGGTCTGA
- a CDS encoding helix-turn-helix domain-containing protein, whose translation MNGHMTAHTNVQHLSTHSTDPAATAPLGSLIRAHRLRIGLTQRELADLSTISVRAIRDLEQGKARRPRPDTVRLMADALRLGPRARSVLEAAAQQGRATGHGPAELPAPPAALHPLVGRDPEAAVLAGELASATERLVNVVGLTGVGKTRLALEVAARLHATGLPVLWHAFPGATADHLGCAGGEPAARVAAAVAELCAVAAGRPGEVPGTAADRLAELLADQPALLVLDGAPAGPPRFDRLTGLLRACPGLRLLVTSDQPWEVPGERIFLLSPLEVPGEGAADPAAAAVRVFLGQVRRVRPEFVPGRADLERAAWICRRLDGHPGALAAAASWLVVCDLAALCQSLDADPVALLDHLGAGAGAEHFRAALRGRMERLPLGARELMASLCDRSGEEFSLADLTALTGLGLAECGRMLRELLISGAVRAAHEGGSSRFRVLGLVRAACGAGLAAAAGA comes from the coding sequence ATGAACGGGCACATGACCGCGCACACGAACGTGCAGCACCTCTCGACCCACTCGACCGACCCCGCAGCCACCGCACCGCTGGGATCCCTCATACGCGCCCACCGGCTGCGGATCGGGCTCACCCAGCGGGAACTGGCCGATCTGTCGACGATCAGCGTGAGAGCCATCCGCGACCTGGAGCAGGGCAAGGCCAGACGCCCCCGCCCCGACACCGTCCGGCTGATGGCCGACGCGCTGCGCCTCGGCCCGCGCGCCCGGTCCGTACTGGAGGCGGCCGCCCAGCAGGGCCGGGCCACCGGGCACGGGCCGGCCGAGCTGCCCGCGCCACCGGCCGCGCTGCATCCGCTGGTCGGCCGGGATCCCGAAGCGGCCGTCCTGGCCGGGGAGTTGGCCTCAGCCACGGAACGCCTGGTGAACGTGGTGGGGCTGACCGGGGTGGGCAAGACCCGACTGGCGCTGGAGGTCGCCGCTCGGCTCCACGCGACGGGCCTGCCGGTGCTGTGGCACGCCTTCCCCGGGGCCACGGCCGACCACCTCGGCTGCGCCGGGGGCGAGCCGGCGGCCCGGGTCGCGGCGGCCGTGGCCGAGCTGTGCGCCGTGGCGGCGGGGCGGCCCGGCGAGGTTCCGGGGACCGCCGCCGACCGGCTGGCCGAACTCCTCGCGGATCAGCCCGCGTTGCTCGTACTGGACGGAGCCCCGGCGGGTCCGCCCCGGTTCGACCGGCTGACCGGGCTGCTGCGCGCCTGCCCGGGGCTGCGGCTACTGGTCACCTCCGACCAGCCGTGGGAGGTGCCGGGCGAGCGGATCTTCCTGCTGTCCCCGCTGGAGGTGCCGGGCGAGGGCGCCGCGGACCCGGCCGCCGCGGCGGTACGGGTCTTCCTCGGCCAGGTCCGGCGGGTGCGGCCCGAGTTCGTCCCGGGCCGGGCCGACCTGGAGCGCGCGGCGTGGATCTGCCGCCGCCTGGACGGACATCCGGGAGCGCTGGCCGCTGCGGCGTCCTGGCTGGTGGTGTGCGATCTGGCCGCCCTGTGCCAGAGCCTGGACGCGGACCCGGTAGCCCTGCTGGACCACTTGGGCGCGGGTGCCGGGGCGGAGCACTTCCGGGCGGCGCTGCGCGGGCGGATGGAGCGGCTGCCGCTGGGCGCGCGGGAGCTGATGGCTTCGCTCTGCGACCGCTCCGGGGAGGAGTTCTCGCTGGCCGACCTCACCGCGCTGACCGGGCTCGGCCTCGCCGAGTGCGGCCGGATGCTGCGCGAACTGCTGATCAGCGGGGCCGTCCGGGCCGCGCACGAGGGCGGCAGCTCCCGGTTCCGGGTACTGGGCCTGGTCCGGGCCGCCTGCGGGGCGGGCCTGGCGGCTGCCGCCGGGGCGTGA